GGTGGTGTCCCGCCCCGGGTCGTTCACCGGCAGCTCGGCATGGGCGATCTTGCTGCGCACCCGGTTCAGCGGATCGTAGAGGAACGCCACCTGCTGGCCCTTGGCATCGGTCTGGCGGGTGAGATTGCCCGCCCCGTCATAGGCATAGGTCCAGGTGCCGAGGTCCGGGTCCTGCACCTGGGTGCGTCGGCCCATGTTGTCGAAGGTGTTGATCCACTGATTGCCCGCCGGGTCGGTCAGCTGCGTCAGCCGGCCCATCGCGTCGTAGACCATCGAGCGGTTGACCTCGCTCGTGCCCAGGAACCGCGTCTGGCGCACCGTCCGCCCGAAGGCGTCGGTGTGCACGATGCTGCGCCGCCCGAGCTCGTCCGTCGCCGTCACCGTCAGGAAGCCGGAGAGCGCGGTCAGGCTGGAGGCGCCATAGGCGACGCTCGCGGCGCTGCCGTCCGGGTTGGTCACGACAACCGGACGGTCCAGCGCGTCATAGGCCGTGCTGGTATATTGCGCCGTGTCACCGGAGTAGAACGGCCGGCTCACCCGCGCCACGCTGCCCCGCGCGGTGTAGTCGGTCAGCGTGGTGATCACACGGGTCGTGTCAGGCCCCTGCGCCAGCACCCTCCAGGTCCGACCGAAGCCGTCCAGGTAGGTCTTGGTGTAGATCGTCGCCGTCCCGGTCGGGCCGGGCTTGCGCACGTCGACATACTGCGTCGCCGGGTTGCCGACATTGTAGTAGGTGTAGCGCTCGAAGGCGTTCAGCGGCGGCTTCTTCTCGGTCAGCCGGCACAGGGCGTCATAGGTGAACGTCGTCACCTGCCCGTTGAGGTCCGTGATCGTCGACGGCTTCTGGCACCCGAGGTCGTAGGCCGAGACCACGCTCTGGGCCTTGGCGTTGCGCACCTCCACCGGCAGCAGGTGCGTGCCCGTGTCGTAGACCGTCTCCGTCCGGTTGCCGACCTCGTCGATCACTGCCGTCTTGTTGCCGTAGGCGTCGTACTCGGCCTTGGCCAGGTACCAGCTGCCCGAGGCCTGCGGACGGTGGCCGGTCTGCGTCACGTCGCCCTTCGCGGGCACCGCCCCCAGCGTCGTGCTGGCGTCATAGTAGATCACCTGGTCGGCCAGCAGCGGGCCGGCGCTCGTGGTCCCCGCATAGGTCCGCACCCGGTTCGGCGCCGACACGATGTAGGCCTCCGGGTTCGGCGTGAAGGCGGTCAGCGTGTAGCGCTCGCCCCCCGTGACGTCCGCGTCCCCGGTCTCCGTCAGACCCGTCACGTTGCCATAGGCATCATAGACGCGACCAACCGTGCTGCGCTTGACCACCGAACCGAACAGAGCCTGCTTCTCGGAGGCCGTGTTGAGCGCAGTATAGGGCAGCGTCAGCGTCGTGCCCGCGGGCAGCGGCCAGGCCGGACTCAGCACGGCGGTGCTGCCCGCCTTGGCCCGCACGCTCCAGGTCTCCTGCGTCACCGCCAGCACCGGCGCATCCGCCGCCGTGCTCGTCTCCTCCAGCCTCTCCAGCCGGCCCGCCGCCGCCAGGTCCTGCCGGAAGGTGTAGCGCCGCCGCGGGCACACCGTCTCCCCGGCATTGCACGCAAGGTCCGCCGTCGCCGTCCGGAAGCCGAGGAACCGACGCTCCGAAGCGTTGTACAGCCCGCCCGCGAAGCTATAGCTCGTCGTCGACGGCGCAGACCGCCCGTCGCTCAGCGTCAGCGACTTCACAACCTGCATCACGCCCGGCATCACGCCGTGCACAACACCCGAAGACGGCTGGTAGGCGATCGTCGTCTTGCCGCCCAAAGGACCCGTCACGGACGTCAAGAGATCGGGGAAGGCAACGGACGCCGAAACGTACGTCCCGTCAGACTCGGCGACCAAGGGACCGCCGGAATACGTGTCGTAGAACCGGGCAGGGGCGATGTCGTCCCTGCCATCACCGTCCACGTCAAGTAGTGTATAGGTCGGCCCGCGGGTAGCGACCGGGACGAAGCTCGATCCGGTCGACCGAAACACCGTCGAGGACGTGGTCGTCGTGTTCAGGATGATGTCGGAGCGGCCGTCGCCGTCGATGTCGCCGACCAGTATGGGCGACAGGCATTGCCCGTTCGGATCGGACGAGCGGGTCGCGATCTCGGAGGGGACATTCGCGGCCCAAATCTGGTGCACGAAGCCTTGGCCCGTCGACAGCAGCACCCCAACATTCACCGTGCCGGCCGACGCCCCCTTCTCCAGCATGACGATGTCCGAGCGGCCGTCACCGTTGACGTCCGCGACACGGATTGACGCGAGAATCTTGCCAAAGCCGGTCCCATCCGCGCCGGGCGCGACCGAGGGCCCGCCACAATAGCTGGTCTGGATGACCCCGGGAAAATACGCCACCTGCTGTGGCGAAAACCCCGTCCCCGTCGAGAGGGTGTAGTTTACCTGGATCTGGCCGCTCCCCATGCCCACCCGGACGATATCGCTCCGACCATCGCCGTTCATGTCCTGGAACAAAGGGGAAGCGAACACGGATGAGAGCGAGAGTGGGACATCCGGGCCCGATGGTTGGGAGCCTCCTTGAAAACCACCGTTGATCTGATCCAGGAACCACTGCCGTCTCTGTTCAAGCGTCCAACTGCTGTCGGGCATAGTGGTGGGATCGGGGATCGTCAGGCTCCGGAGTACGGTCGTGCCATCGGCCTGCACAAGCAGGGCGCGTATCTGTCCGGAGCCGTCGTAATCGAGCAGCCCAAGGAACGGCGGCGGGCTCTGCAACTGGATCTGGCTTGGATTGTCGAAACCGACAAATCTGGCGGCGGTGACGGAGCCTGTCGCCGACAGAAGCGCTACGCCGATACCGCTTGAATAGGTCGTCTTCGCCGAACTGCCGCAGCTGTCGCCAGGATCAGACGTCCGCGAGCTGTAAAGGACATCAGGGACACCGTCGCCATTGATGTCTTGTATGCCATTCAAACCCGAGGTCGTCGTGATGCGACGCGTGCCGCAGGTCGATGTCGCAAGCTGCTCGGATAAGCAGTTGAAGACGAATGGAGGGATGGGCTGAGGCGCCGTCGACAGGCTGTTGGCGAATATCGAGACCGAGCAGCTTTGCGGCGGACGCGGCCCCGTTGGGCACACCGTCTGTCCCGCCGGGGGCGGACTCTGTATCGTGCAGGCCGGATACGAGGCCGGGCTGAAAATAAACGTATCCGGCCTCTGATCGCCGTTGGCATCGGTGATGGCAGCGATGGATGGGGCTGGAGAGGAGGAAGCGGCATTGCGCTGTATCGACAGCGTGAGAGGCAGCGTCTGCGGGCTCGACCATGCGAGCGTCGCGCCCTGATAGGCGAGCTTGGTCGGCGGCAGGCTGGTACCGCCAGTGACGTGGCCGCCAGTGAAGCTGGCGTCCTTGCCATAGGGCGTCACCGTGATCAGCCGCGACAGCCCTGTCGCCTCACTCTGCTGGTACGCGAGGTCATAGGCTCGCACCCGAGTGCCTGCGAACTGCACGTCGACCGACGTCAGCCGTTGGTCCAGCGTCGACAGCGACTTCTCCGTCGAGGGGATCGTCCCGTTCGCGGCCGGCGCCATCACCCCGCCGTTGGCCAGCGTCAGCACGGCGCTCGCCGGCGCCGTCTCCCGGTTGAAGGTGATGGTCGCAACCGGCGCCGCCTCGCCGTTGTTGACGTATTGGATGCTCGTCGGCCAGCACACCGGCAGCACCGGGCAGGCATAGGCATAGTCCATGTGGTTGCCATGCGCGTCGGTCACGCGCTGCAGCAGCCAGCGCGCCTCGCTCGCCAGCTTCGGCAGCTCCGCATCGGCCACACCGCCCCAGGTCGAGGTCGACACCGAGGCATAGGTCGACACCGTCCCGTCCCGGCCCGTCACCGTCCAGGTGCTCGCCCCGCTCACCCCATCCACCGTGCGCTTCACCCGGACGAAGCCTTCCACACGCGTGGCGTAGGTGGTCACGCCCGTGCCGGCCGTGCCCGTGGTGCACGCCGGGCTGGTCATGCCGGCCGCGCAGGCCACCAGTTCGTCCCCGTCCAGGGCGAAGACATCCAGCGCATCGTCGAAGCGCGGCGTGCCGCCGCCATGGGTGATGCGGGTGATGTCGGACAGGCCCGACACCCGCATGCCCACACCGGCAAAGCCAGCCCACCAGCCGCCCGCCCGGGCACCGGCGTTGGAATCGTAGACCAGACCGAGGTTCGGCTCGATGCCGCGAAACGTCGGGACTGCAAGGGGAATGCGCTGCGTGAACGATCCGTTCGACGGTGCTGGCTGGATCTTCGATGCCAACCCGCTCGACGCCGCCAGTGCCGCAGTCGGATCGGTCGCGTCGCCGCCACCGAGGTCGATTGCTGCCGCCGCGGCTGCGGCCGGCGCGGCTTCCTGCTCCTCCGCCGGCTGTGCCGCGCCCGTGGTCGAGGGCGCGTCTTCTGATGGGATCGGCGTCTGGGCCGTGGGGCTCGATGGATCGCTCGGATCGGACGGGGCCGGATCGCTCGACGGCGCCGGCGCGGACGGATCCGGCACGCTCGGATCCGCCTGCGCCATCAGCCGCATCGGAGCGCTCATCGGCGCCCGCAATGCACCCGCGATCGGGCCAGCGGCCGGCAGGGAGGGGAGCACAGGCTGCTCCACCAGTCCGGTCCGCAGCGACGGCACACCCGCCGCCTGGATGCTCTCAGCGATCGCGGGAGCCGCCCAGCCGCCCAGCCACACCGCCACAGCCGCAGCACACGACAGCGCCACGCCGGCCCGCACGCGAGCCGCGCCAAAACCTTCGATCATCGAAGCCCCCCAAAGGCCCCCAGCCGGATCAGTCCGGCCCTACTCTCCTAACGCTAGGGCAGCGACACAAATGCGACAACCGCAAATTGTGGGTCGATGGAGTTGCACACAGCCTTCGCGTTGGCCGCCAACGACGATCTCACCGCGATAATCTCGATACGTTGGGTGAGGGCCGCAACGGCGACCGCGCCGGTTCAGGCATCCAGCTGGTCCCTGTCCGGCGGATGCAGATTGACGGTATGCTGGGCGATCAGCGTCGAATCGAAACCGATCGCCTCCGCTTCCAGGACGACCGTCCTGCTGTGTTCCCACGAAGCATCGAGGGGGCGCCGCCAGATCCTGCAAGGCGGCCCGTGGGTTTGACCTCGCCTACAATGCGCGACGCGCACCGCCGGTAAGGCGTGGACCGCCGGCTGAGGATGATATGCTCCCGCGCGCCGCCGGCGCCGTGTCGGCCGCGGACGGCGTCTGGACCCGCTCGCGAGCTTCGGCCACAACGAGGACAGACGACGAGGTAGGATATGGGCGATCACCCGGACGACGCGAAGCAGCAGCCGGTACCGATCGAAGGCGAGATCGGCATTCTCGCACGCCGGCGCATCGAGGCGGCCATCATCGCCCCTCTCTACGAGGCGATGCGGCAGGAGATCGGCGAGGAACGGGCGCAGGCGATCCTGGACCGCACCATACGGGAAGCCGCCATCGCCGCCGCCAGAGGCTTCGCCGCCAGGACACCCGGCGGGACCAGCCTGCAGACGTTTCGTGACCTGCAGGCGCTGTGGACGAAGGACGATGCCCTGACCGTCGAGGTGCTCGCCGCGACCGACGAGCGGTTCGACTACGACGTCCACCGCTGCCGCTATGCCGAGACCTATCGCGAGATGGGGCTGGGGCATATCGGCCATCTCCTGTCCTGCAACCGCGACGGCGTCTTCTGCCAGGGCTATGATCCGCGCATCGAGCTGACCAGGACCCAGACGATCATGGGAGGCGCCAGCCATTGCGACTTCCGCTATCGCTTCGTGCAGGCCGAGGATGCCGGCACGGCCGACGTGCCGGAGGCGCGAGCCGGTTCGAAGAGCGTTTCGCGACAGGACGCCGGGCCGGAACGGCGACATCGGGACGATGCGCGTCCGGGCGAGGCCGGCGCATCCGGCGATCGGGACATGTAGCCTGCCGCCGTCGGGGAGCGACGAAGGACGGGAGAAGGCCTCACCGAGCGTCAGCACCCCGAAGCGGGTGATGGCAGGCGACGCCGTGGTCGGCATCGAGGCCCAGGAACGGCGGCTGCCGCGTGCGGCACAGAGCGCCGGCACTGGCGCAGCGGGTCTCGAAGCGGCAGATGTCCGGCTTCGGATCGATGGGACTGCCGGGCTCTCCCGTAAGGCGGGCCCGCCCGGTGCGAGGCGGCCGCCCCAATGCCGGGATCGCGGCGACGAGGCCGGCCGTGTAGGGGTGGGACGGACGGCCGAGCACGGCGTCCACCGACCCGCGCTCCACGACCTGGCCGAGATACATCACCATCACGCGCTGGCACAGCAGACGGACGACATTGAGGTCGTGCGAGACGAAGAGGAGCGCGATGCCGAGATCCCGCCGCAATTCGTCGACCAGCTTCAGGATGACCGCCTGGATCGAGACGTCGAGCGCCGAGGTCGGCTCGTCGAGGATGAGGAGCCTGGGCCGGAGCGCGATGGCGCGCGCGATGCCGGCGCGCGCCAGCTGGCCGCCGGAAAGCCGATGCGGCAGGCGGCCGGCCAGCTCCGCCGGCAGGTGCACCCGGTCGAGCGCCCAGCGCACGCGCTCCTCCAGGCGGGCGCCGCCCAGCCCTTCCAGGCGCGCCAGCGGCGCGGCGATGGCCTCGCGGACGGAGCGGCGGGGATCGAGGCTGTCATAGGGGTCCTGGAACACCATCTGGATGTGGGACCGCCAGGCGGCCCGCGCCGCCCGGGCCGCCGGCACCGCGCCGATGTCCTCGCCCTCGAGCAGGATCGTGCCGGATGAGGGATCGGCGAGCCGCGCCACGAGGCTCGCGAGCGTCGACTTGCCGGAGCCGGATTCGCCGACCAGCCCGAGCGCCTCGCCCGCTCCGAGCGAAAAGCTCACGTCCTCCACCGCATGCAGGCGGGATCGCCGTACGCGCAGGGACAGCAGGCCGCGCCGCCCTGCGCCGACGGGGAAATATTTGTGCAGGCCGCGCACCTCGAGCAGCGTCATGCGGCGACGGTCCAGCAGGCGGCGCAATGGCCCGGCGCGCGCGGCTGCAGCGGCGGCACCTCGGTGCGGCAGCGATCGATCCGCAGCTCGCAGCGCTCCTGAAAGCGGCAGGCCGGCAGATCGGCACGGGAGAGGTCCGGCGCGAGGCCGGGCACGCCGACGAGGTCCTCGAGGCGCGCGCCGGTGCCCGGCGTCGCGCGGAGCAGGCGGCGCGTGTAGGGATGGCGCGGCCGCTCGACGATGGCGGCCGTCGGCCCGGTCTCGACGAGCTGCCCCGCATGCATCACCGCCAGCCGATCGCATCGCTCCGCGGCGAGCGCGAGGTCGTGGGTGATGAAGATCATCGCCATGCCGCGCTCGCGGGCCAGGCCGGCGACGAGGTCGAGGATGAGCGCCTGCGTGGTGACGTCGAGGCCGGTCGTCGGCTCGTCGGCGATCAGGAGCCGGGGCGCGCAGGCCAGCGCCAGCGCGACCATGACGCGCTGGCACGTGCCGCCGGAGAGCTCATGGGGATAGGCAGAGGCCCGCGCCGCCGGATCGGGGATGCCGACCCCGGCGAGCATGGCGACGGCCTCGTCCCGGGCCTGGCGGCGCGACAGGCCGGCATGGGCGCGCAGCACGTCCGAAATCTGCTTGCCGACCGGCCGGACCGGATTGAGGGCGCGCCGGGGATGCTGGAAAACCATCGACAGCCGCCTACCACGCAGGCGGCGCAGCCGCGCTTCCGGCAGGCCGAGCAGGTCCTCGCCCTCGAACAGGATGCGACCGCCGGCGACCACGGCGCTCCGGTCGAGGAGGCCCATCACCGCCAGGGCGGTGACGGACTTGCCCGAGCCGCTCTCGCCGAGAATGCCGACCGTCTCCCCCGCCCCCACCTCGAGCGAGACCCGGTCGAGAACCCGGAACCGGCCGCCGCGGGGAGCCGGGAAGTCCACACTGAGAGTCTCCAGGCGCAGGATCGGCTCGGCGCTCACGCCGCCCTCCTCACGTCCAGGAGGTCGCGCAGGGCATCCCCCGAAAGGTTGAAGGCGAGCACGGCGAACATCAGCGCCAGGCCGGGGCAGGCTGCGACCCACCACTGGCCGGTGATGATGAACTGGGCGCCCTCGCTGACGAGAACGCCCCATTCCGGCGCCGGCGGGCGCACGCCGACGCCGATGAAGGAGAGGCCCGCGGTGTTGAGGATGGCCCAGCCGAGATTGAGCGACATCTGCACGACCAGGGCCGGCAGGATGTTCGGCAGGAGCACGCCGAACAGCAAGGCGAGATCCCCTGCCCCGCCGAGGCGCGCCGCCTGGACGTAGCCGGCGTTGCGGCGCACGGCGACCTCGCTGCGGGAGAAGCGGATATAGAAGGGCAGGTTGATCAGGGCCGTGGCGTAAATGATGTTCGCCACGCCGTTGCCGAGCACCGCCGCCATCGCCATGGCGACGATGAACAGCGGGAAGGCCATGAGCACGTCGACAAGCCGGCCGACCCACTGATCGAGCGGGCCGCCGACAAAGCCGCAGGCGGCGCCGATGGTGTTGCCGACGACGAAGGACAAGGCCACGGCCGAGACGGCGATGGCGAGGTCGAGCCGCGCGGCGACCAGGACACGGCTGAAGATGTCGCGCCCGAGCTGGTCCGTGCCGAACCAATGCGCCGCGGACGGGGCCTCCAGCGCCTGGCGCACATTGGTGGCCAGGGGATCGTAGGGCGCGATCGACGGGCCGAGCAGCGCCAGGAGCAGCAGCACGCCGGCGCAGCCGAGCGCCAGCAGGCCCGAGGGGCGGAGCGCCATGCCTTCCATGCGCCAGCTCCGCATCTCAGCCGCTCCGCCCCGCCCGCGGATCGACGAGGCCGTAGACGATGTCGATGACGAGATTGGCGGCGGCGAAGATGCCGGCGACGACGAGCACGAAGCCTTGAACGGGGGCGTAGTCGGAGCTCATGAGCGCGTCGATCGCATAGGAGCTGACGCCCGGCCAGGCGAAGACCTTCTCGACGAGGACGTTGGCGCCGAGCATGGTGGAGAACACCATGCCGAGCGCGGTGACGATCGCGATCAGCGCATTGCGCAGCGCGTAGTGCACCAGGATCGTCCATCGCGACAGGCCGAGCGACCGGGCGGTCCTGATGAAGTCCGACGACAGGAGGTCGAGCATGGCGCCGCGGGTGATCCGCGCCAGCGGCGCGAGGGCGAAGAGCGCCATGGTGATGCTGGGCAGGACGAGGTGCCGCAGCCCGGACAGGAAGGCCGGGCCGTCGCCGGCGAGCGCGCTGTCGACCAGCACGAAGCCGGTGACGGCGGCGGGCGGATCCATCCAGCCGTCGAGCCGGCCGATCGGCTCCGGCGCCCAGCCGAGCGCGAAGTAGAAGGCATAGATGAGGCCGAGGCCGACGACGAAGGCGGGCAGCGATGTCCCGACGGTCGCGACCAGACGGCAGGCATGATCGATGACGCTGCCCGGCCGCAGGGCCGCGGCGATGCCGAGCGGCAGCGCCGTGGCGACGGCGAGGAGAAGCGCCGAGAAGGTCAGCTCGAGGGAGGCCGGCAGGCGCTGCAGGAGGTCGCGGACGACCGGCTCGCCGGTGGTGAACGAGCGCCCGAGATCGCCGCGGGCGATGTCGCCGACATAGAGCACGAGCTGCTCGGCAAGGGGACGGTCGAGCCCGAGCTGCCGGCGCAGCGCCGCCACTTCCTCCGGGCCCGAGCCGGGGCCGGAGGCGAGCATGGCCGCGGGATCGCCGGGCAGGACGCGCATGATCACGAAGGTGAAGAGCACGGCTCCCGCAAGGACCGGCAGCACCGCGAGGATGCGCTTCAGCACGAAGAGGGGCAGCGAGCGTGGCACGATTCATCCCGTGACGGCGCAGGTGCCCCCGTCATGCGCTACGGAGTGTGCGGAAGTCCACCTGGCCATGGATGTAATAGGTGAAGCCGTCCAGCCGCGGCTGCAGGGCGGCCTCGAAGGAGGGCAGCCACAACAGGACGATCGGCACCTTGTCGAACACGATGCCGATCGCCTTGCGGATCGCCTCGTCATATCGGGCATGATCCGTCTCCCAGCGCGCCGCATTGACCAGCTCGTCCAGCTCTTCGTCCTGGAAATTGCCGAAGTTCCAGCGCCAGTCGCCCTGGAAGAAGATACGGAAGAAATAGTCGGGGTCGTTGAACCAGGCCGACGAGGCCTCGACATAGAACGGGACCTTGCGCTGGGTGAGCAGGGCCCCCCATTGCGCCTCCGCAACCTTCTCGATCGTCACCTTGACGCCGAGCTTGCCCAGCGCTTCCTGCACCAGCAGCGCGATCGGGTCGGCGATGGTCGCGTCGGCGACGTTGTAGCTGAACGTCGTCTCGAAGCCGCTGCCCAGCCCCGCCTCGGCGAGCAGCGCCCGCGCCTTGTCGAGATCGGTATCGTAGGGGAAGGCCTGCGGAAAGGAGGCCTCGGCGGGAACGCGCGATTTCGCCCCGTAGAGCGGCGTGCCGTGGCCGAAGACAGCCCCTTCGAGCAGGTCCTTGTACGGCAGCGCATAGGCGATCGCCTGGCGCACCCGCACATCGTCGAAGGGCTTCTGCCTGGTGTTGAAGGCGACGAAGCGGAAGGAATTCGTCACCGGCAGGGAGACGACCTTGACCGCCTTGTCGCCGGCGATGGCGTCGATGTCGCGCGGCGGCAGCTGCAGCGCGATGTCCGCGTCGCCCTTTCTCAGCGTCGCCACCCGGCTGGACGCCGCCGGCACCACCTGGACGATCGCTCGCTTGAGATAGGGCAGCGCGCCGCCCTTCCAGCCGTCGAAGCGGCTGTAGACCACCTGCTGGCTGGGGTTCCACGTCTCGACCCGGTAGGCGCCGCTGCCGGCTTCGTTGCTGCGCAGCCATTCGGCGCCCCAGGGATCGGCC
Above is a genomic segment from Labrys wisconsinensis containing:
- a CDS encoding RHS repeat-associated core domain-containing protein, encoding MIEGFGAARVRAGVALSCAAAVAVWLGGWAAPAIAESIQAAGVPSLRTGLVEQPVLPSLPAAGPIAGALRAPMSAPMRLMAQADPSVPDPSAPAPSSDPAPSDPSDPSSPTAQTPIPSEDAPSTTGAAQPAEEQEAAPAAAAAAAIDLGGGDATDPTAALAASSGLASKIQPAPSNGSFTQRIPLAVPTFRGIEPNLGLVYDSNAGARAGGWWAGFAGVGMRVSGLSDITRITHGGGTPRFDDALDVFALDGDELVACAAGMTSPACTTGTAGTGVTTYATRVEGFVRVKRTVDGVSGASTWTVTGRDGTVSTYASVSTSTWGGVADAELPKLASEARWLLQRVTDAHGNHMDYAYACPVLPVCWPTSIQYVNNGEAAPVATITFNRETAPASAVLTLANGGVMAPAANGTIPSTEKSLSTLDQRLTSVDVQFAGTRVRAYDLAYQQSEATGLSRLITVTPYGKDASFTGGHVTGGTSLPPTKLAYQGATLAWSSPQTLPLTLSIQRNAASSSPAPSIAAITDANGDQRPDTFIFSPASYPACTIQSPPPAGQTVCPTGPRPPQSCSVSIFANSLSTAPQPIPPFVFNCLSEQLATSTCGTRRITTTSGLNGIQDINGDGVPDVLYSSRTSDPGDSCGSSAKTTYSSGIGVALLSATGSVTAARFVGFDNPSQIQLQSPPPFLGLLDYDGSGQIRALLVQADGTTVLRSLTIPDPTTMPDSSWTLEQRRQWFLDQINGGFQGGSQPSGPDVPLSLSSVFASPLFQDMNGDGRSDIVRVGMGSGQIQVNYTLSTGTGFSPQQVAYFPGVIQTSYCGGPSVAPGADGTGFGKILASIRVADVNGDGRSDIVMLEKGASAGTVNVGVLLSTGQGFVHQIWAANVPSEIATRSSDPNGQCLSPILVGDIDGDGRSDIILNTTTTSSTVFRSTGSSFVPVATRGPTYTLLDVDGDGRDDIAPARFYDTYSGGPLVAESDGTYVSASVAFPDLLTSVTGPLGGKTTIAYQPSSGVVHGVMPGVMQVVKSLTLSDGRSAPSTTSYSFAGGLYNASERRFLGFRTATADLACNAGETVCPRRRYTFRQDLAAAGRLERLEETSTAADAPVLAVTQETWSVRAKAGSTAVLSPAWPLPAGTTLTLPYTALNTASEKQALFGSVVKRSTVGRVYDAYGNVTGLTETGDADVTGGERYTLTAFTPNPEAYIVSAPNRVRTYAGTTSAGPLLADQVIYYDASTTLGAVPAKGDVTQTGHRPQASGSWYLAKAEYDAYGNKTAVIDEVGNRTETVYDTGTHLLPVEVRNAKAQSVVSAYDLGCQKPSTITDLNGQVTTFTYDALCRLTEKKPPLNAFERYTYYNVGNPATQYVDVRKPGPTGTATIYTKTYLDGFGRTWRVLAQGPDTTRVITTLTDYTARGSVARVSRPFYSGDTAQYTSTAYDALDRPVVVTNPDGSAASVAYGASSLTALSGFLTVTATDELGRRSIVHTDAFGRTVRQTRFLGTSEVNRSMVYDAMGRLTQLTDPAGNQWINTFDNMGRRTQVQDPDLGTWTYAYDGAGNLTRQTDAKGQQVAFLYDPLNRVRSKIAHAELPVNDPGRDTTTYAYDEARTGFFNVGKMTTSTNAAATLTADYDVLGREVKKTLVVDGQSYITTTAYDTGSRVLWRGLPDGTTVGTASSPMTYDPAGRLVSVPGLVTGTTYDAAGQPLVTSYASGVVSTATYDPTRGWLSTLVHQQGSGGTALLSLSYTRALTGRIEAVTDQLNASSADNWTYTYDDLDQLKRAANAGNSGYNEAYAYDLAGNLLSKTGVGSYTYPAQGPAAVQPHAVTAAGNYAFSYDLNGNMLQSQLSGVISRELTWDGENRPILVKNYSTAGALTLTSSFVHGPDGTRLKKIVKANPRGCSLAASQQPEETTLYVFGDERVSYAANTNSCVPTAPTWITYPTAETKREAVPGLAVQSYTLLKDHLGSQRIVADGTGTPATSSSYGPFGFQRTGLTAPNNATRESKAFIGERQDETGLLYLNARYYDPRIARFVSPDWWDPTQGGVGTNRYTYADNNPVNVRDPSGHYNGDDAQAIARGNMNAGDDSNGGGGAEKASLGGQDLNLKRDDSDVAGAKTRLAGSGLDPFDDETGRQFLIKKSWERIIGGNPTIGDFQTLQKFGVISEADMFKGIRAVGRNTAGVESAPEALKRMNRGETTLADPATVRFTQDSVSPRFKNGESVLDLAEKLKSGAISPVDLPAIRVFSKDNLAYTLDNRRLVATSIAGVPVKITPASPQEIIREAYKMTTRNNGCIVCLRN
- a CDS encoding oligopeptide/dipeptide ABC transporter ATP-binding protein, with protein sequence MTLLEVRGLHKYFPVGAGRRGLLSLRVRRSRLHAVEDVSFSLGAGEALGLVGESGSGKSTLASLVARLADPSSGTILLEGEDIGAVPAARAARAAWRSHIQMVFQDPYDSLDPRRSVREAIAAPLARLEGLGGARLEERVRWALDRVHLPAELAGRLPHRLSGGQLARAGIARAIALRPRLLILDEPTSALDVSIQAVILKLVDELRRDLGIALLFVSHDLNVVRLLCQRVMVMYLGQVVERGSVDAVLGRPSHPYTAGLVAAIPALGRPPRTGRARLTGEPGSPIDPKPDICRFETRCASAGALCRTRQPPFLGLDADHGVACHHPLRGADAR
- a CDS encoding ABC transporter ATP-binding protein — encoded protein: MSAEPILRLETLSVDFPAPRGGRFRVLDRVSLEVGAGETVGILGESGSGKSVTALAVMGLLDRSAVVAGGRILFEGEDLLGLPEARLRRLRGRRLSMVFQHPRRALNPVRPVGKQISDVLRAHAGLSRRQARDEAVAMLAGVGIPDPAARASAYPHELSGGTCQRVMVALALACAPRLLIADEPTTGLDVTTQALILDLVAGLARERGMAMIFITHDLALAAERCDRLAVMHAGQLVETGPTAAIVERPRHPYTRRLLRATPGTGARLEDLVGVPGLAPDLSRADLPACRFQERCELRIDRCRTEVPPLQPRAPGHCAACWTVAA
- a CDS encoding ABC transporter permease, with translation MRSWRMEGMALRPSGLLALGCAGVLLLLALLGPSIAPYDPLATNVRQALEAPSAAHWFGTDQLGRDIFSRVLVAARLDLAIAVSAVALSFVVGNTIGAACGFVGGPLDQWVGRLVDVLMAFPLFIVAMAMAAVLGNGVANIIYATALINLPFYIRFSRSEVAVRRNAGYVQAARLGGAGDLALLFGVLLPNILPALVVQMSLNLGWAILNTAGLSFIGVGVRPPAPEWGVLVSEGAQFIITGQWWVAACPGLALMFAVLAFNLSGDALRDLLDVRRAA
- a CDS encoding ABC transporter permease, whose product is MPRSLPLFVLKRILAVLPVLAGAVLFTFVIMRVLPGDPAAMLASGPGSGPEEVAALRRQLGLDRPLAEQLVLYVGDIARGDLGRSFTTGEPVVRDLLQRLPASLELTFSALLLAVATALPLGIAAALRPGSVIDHACRLVATVGTSLPAFVVGLGLIYAFYFALGWAPEPIGRLDGWMDPPAAVTGFVLVDSALAGDGPAFLSGLRHLVLPSITMALFALAPLARITRGAMLDLLSSDFIRTARSLGLSRWTILVHYALRNALIAIVTALGMVFSTMLGANVLVEKVFAWPGVSSYAIDALMSSDYAPVQGFVLVVAGIFAAANLVIDIVYGLVDPRAGRSG
- a CDS encoding ABC transporter substrate-binding protein; the protein is MDRRIFLKGSAAAGAAACLGAWPDRDAFAQARAETLRVVAEGRPNSLDPHGTGVSPASLGTFSNVYDRLIQFDRREVSAGLYRYDYARFTGELAQAWEESDEGRSLVFHLRPDATFHDGAPVTAEDVRWSLARGVSLPASKNQLATGSLKDAAQFEVVDAHTLRIRFDRKDRLTLPNLALTFASVINSALVKSHATEADPWGAEWLRSNEAGSGAYRVETWNPSQQVVYSRFDGWKGGALPYLKRAIVQVVPAASSRVATLRKGDADIALQLPPRDIDAIAGDKAVKVVSLPVTNSFRFVAFNTRQKPFDDVRVRQAIAYALPYKDLLEGAVFGHGTPLYGAKSRVPAEASFPQAFPYDTDLDKARALLAEAGLGSGFETTFSYNVADATIADPIALLVQEALGKLGVKVTIEKVAEAQWGALLTQRKVPFYVEASSAWFNDPDYFFRIFFQGDWRWNFGNFQDEELDELVNAARWETDHARYDEAIRKAIGIVFDKVPIVLLWLPSFEAALQPRLDGFTYYIHGQVDFRTLRSA